In one Aeromicrobium wangtongii genomic region, the following are encoded:
- the rpoZ gene encoding DNA-directed RNA polymerase subunit omega: MSTTRSTAIGITNPPLDDLLEKADSKYKLVLYSAKRARQINAYYSQLGEGLLEYVGPLLETGVQEKPLSIALREINADLLTVEDIDPEAEAAAAAAAAEQA; encoded by the coding sequence GTGTCCACGACACGCTCGACTGCCATCGGCATCACCAACCCGCCCCTCGACGATCTGCTCGAGAAGGCGGACAGCAAGTACAAGCTGGTCCTCTACAGCGCCAAGCGGGCGCGCCAGATCAACGCCTACTACTCCCAGCTCGGCGAGGGCCTGCTGGAGTACGTCGGACCCCTGCTGGAGACCGGCGTGCAGGAGAAGCCCCTGTCGATCGCGCTGCGCGAGATCAACGCCGACCTGCTGACGGTCGAGGACATCGATCCTGAGGCCGAGGCGGCTGCTGCAGCTGCCGCTGCCGAGCAGGCCTGA
- the gmk gene encoding guanylate kinase, whose protein sequence is MSEAPARSRLIVLAGPTAVGKGTVAACVRDQHPDIWISVSVTTRPARPGEIDGVHYHFISDEEFDRLVAEDGLLEWAVVHSAARYGTPRAPVEEHLAAGRPALLEIDLQGARQVRKTMPEALMCFLAPPSFEELERRLVGRGTEGPEERERRLRTARTELAAESEFDVTIVNTDVQTACDELVDLFRSGTSRVSS, encoded by the coding sequence GTGTCTGAGGCCCCAGCACGGTCCCGGCTCATCGTCCTGGCCGGGCCGACCGCCGTCGGCAAGGGCACCGTGGCGGCGTGCGTCCGCGACCAGCACCCCGACATCTGGATCTCCGTGTCGGTCACGACCCGACCGGCGCGTCCCGGTGAGATCGACGGTGTGCACTATCACTTCATCTCCGATGAGGAGTTCGACCGGCTCGTGGCCGAGGACGGTCTGCTGGAGTGGGCCGTGGTGCACAGCGCCGCGCGGTACGGCACGCCCCGGGCCCCCGTCGAGGAGCACCTCGCCGCCGGTCGGCCGGCACTGCTCGAGATCGACCTGCAGGGTGCGCGCCAGGTGCGCAAGACCATGCCGGAGGCGTTGATGTGCTTCCTGGCGCCGCCGAGCTTCGAGGAGCTGGAGCGCCGGCTCGTCGGTCGCGGCACGGAGGGACCCGAGGAGCGCGAGCGCCGGCTGAGGACCGCACGCACCGAGCTGGCGGCCGAGTCGGAGTTCGACGTGACGATCGTGAACACCGATGTCCAGACAGCGTGCGATGAATTGGTAGACTTGTTTCGATCCGGCACCAGCCGGGTCAGTTCCTGA
- the mihF gene encoding integration host factor, actinobacterial type has product MALPTLTPEQRSAALEKAAAARQMRADLKARLKSSSADLQEVIQESKVNQVVAKLRVVDLLQSMPGVGKVRAQEIMQRIGIADSRRLRGLGAHQVEALLAEFAGRTGRTRRV; this is encoded by the coding sequence GTGGCTCTTCCGACACTCACCCCCGAGCAGCGCAGCGCTGCCCTGGAGAAGGCTGCCGCCGCCCGGCAGATGCGCGCCGACCTGAAGGCGCGGCTCAAGTCCTCGTCGGCAGACCTCCAGGAGGTCATCCAGGAGTCGAAGGTCAACCAGGTGGTCGCCAAGCTGCGGGTCGTCGACCTGCTGCAGTCGATGCCCGGTGTCGGCAAGGTGCGCGCGCAGGAGATCATGCAGCGCATCGGCATCGCCGACAGCCGCCGGCTGCGCGGCCTGGGCGCGCACCAGGTCGAGGCGCTGCTGGCCGAGTTCGCCGGCCGCACGGGACGTACCCGGCGTGTCTGA
- the pyrF gene encoding orotidine-5'-phosphate decarboxylase: protein MSFGSRAHVAMQAYGPACIGIDPHAALLEQWGLEDSVEGLDRFASICVEAFAGQVAFVKPQSAFFERFGARGVVVLERTIEDLRHTGSLVVLDVKRGDIGSTAQAYAEAYLDDDAPMAADAITVSPFLGFGSLAPFFEVAEKNDAGVFVLALTSNPEGPEVQHARLADSSGTTVAGGVLAQLADLNAGAAPMGSYGAVVGATIGSADEDLSINGPILVPGFGAQGGTVEDIRRLFGDVIDHVIPSTSRGVLAAGPDVAALREAAARVNAELVGS, encoded by the coding sequence GTGAGCTTCGGTTCGCGCGCCCACGTGGCGATGCAGGCCTACGGGCCGGCGTGCATCGGCATCGACCCGCACGCCGCGCTGCTGGAGCAGTGGGGACTGGAGGACTCGGTCGAGGGACTCGACCGGTTCGCGAGCATCTGCGTGGAGGCCTTCGCGGGGCAGGTCGCCTTCGTCAAGCCGCAGTCGGCCTTCTTCGAGCGCTTCGGCGCCCGCGGTGTCGTCGTGCTGGAGCGCACGATCGAGGACCTGCGCCACACCGGGTCGTTGGTCGTCCTGGACGTCAAGCGCGGCGACATCGGGTCGACCGCGCAGGCGTACGCCGAGGCCTACCTGGACGACGACGCGCCCATGGCGGCCGACGCGATCACGGTCAGCCCGTTCCTGGGCTTCGGCTCGTTGGCACCGTTCTTCGAGGTGGCCGAGAAGAACGACGCCGGGGTCTTCGTGCTGGCGCTGACCTCCAACCCTGAGGGGCCCGAGGTCCAGCACGCACGCCTCGCGGACTCCAGCGGCACGACGGTCGCCGGGGGAGTGCTGGCGCAGCTCGCCGACCTCAACGCCGGCGCCGCTCCCATGGGCTCGTACGGCGCCGTGGTGGGCGCGACGATCGGCAGCGCGGACGAAGACCTGTCGATCAACGGGCCGATCCTGGTGCCCGGATTCGGGGCACAGGGCGGCACGGTCGAGGACATCCGCCGGCTGTTCGGCGACGTCATCGACCACGTCATCCCGTCCACCTCCCGCGGCGTCCTGGCCGCCGGACCCGATGTCGCCGCGCTGCGCGAGGCGGCCGCGCGCGTCAATGCCGAACTTGTAGGCTCGTAG
- the carB gene encoding carbamoyl-phosphate synthase large subunit, protein MPKRTDIKSVLVIGSGPIVIGQAAEFDYSGTQACRVLREEGIRVILINSNPATIMTDPGFADATYVEPITPEFVEKVIAKERPDALLATLGGQTALNAAIQMHEAGVLEKYNVELIGASIAAIQKGENRESFKQVVATLPPEWGAESANSVICHTMQECLDGVEGLGGYPVVVRPSFTMGGSGSGLAYNEEDLHRIAGSGLALSPTTEVLLEESILGWKEYELEVMRDTADNVVIVCSIENFDPMGVHTGDSITVAPAMTLTDVEYQRLRDISIGIIREVGVDTGGCNIQFAVNPEDGRIVVIEMNPRVSRSSALASKATGFPIAKIAAKVAIGYTLDEIPNDITAETPASFEPTLDYVVVKVPRFAFEKFTAADPTLTTHMKSVGEAMAFGRNFTEALQKALRSLEKSESVFDWSKSWVELDKDELLKQIAVPHDGRIKKVMDAIRAGATPEEVFAATRIDPWFLDQLALINEIAVELIEAPELSPALLRRAKRHGFSDAQLGRIRGVSEDVIRGVRHALGVRPVYKTVDTCAAEFAAKTPYHYSSYDEETEVEPRTKPAVLILGSGPNRIGQGIEFDYSCVHAAMALSEVGYETVMVNCNPETVSTDYDTADRLYFEPLTLEDVLEIVHAEEQAGPVAGVIVQLGGQTPLGLAAGLEAAGVTIVGTQPAAIDLAEERGAFGQVLAAANLPAPKHGMATTFDHAKAIADEIGYPVLVRPSYVLGGRGMEIVYDETTLSEYISRSTEISPDRPVLVDRFLDDSIEIDVDALYDGHELFLGGVMEHIEEAGVHSGDSACALPPITLGDLEIQRIRESTEAIAKGVGVRGLINIQFALSSDILYVIEANPRASRTVPFVSKATATQLAKAAARLMLGESIADLRAAGALPATGDGGRLPDAAPIAVKEAVMPFNRFRTYEGTYVDTLLGPEMRSTGEVMGFDAGFGQAFAKAQAGAQNGLPTSGKVFVSVANRDKRHMIFPVKRLADLGFEILATSGTAVVLARNGVQATVIRKIHEEPLPGQSRSTIVEKIREQDVQLIINTPHGVTSGGSPRIDGYEIRTAAVAEGIPCITTVQGLAAAVQGIEALIEGSIGVKSLQEWAEVLAEARA, encoded by the coding sequence ATGCCCAAGAGAACTGACATCAAGAGCGTCCTGGTCATCGGCTCGGGACCCATCGTCATCGGCCAGGCGGCGGAGTTCGACTACTCCGGCACCCAGGCCTGCCGGGTGCTGCGCGAGGAGGGCATCCGGGTCATCCTGATCAACTCCAACCCCGCCACGATCATGACCGACCCGGGCTTCGCCGACGCGACCTACGTCGAGCCGATCACGCCGGAGTTCGTCGAGAAGGTCATCGCCAAGGAGCGCCCCGACGCGCTGCTGGCGACCCTCGGCGGACAGACCGCCCTCAACGCCGCGATCCAGATGCACGAGGCCGGTGTGCTGGAGAAGTACAACGTCGAGCTGATCGGCGCGTCGATCGCGGCGATCCAGAAGGGCGAGAACCGCGAGTCCTTCAAGCAGGTCGTCGCGACCCTGCCGCCCGAGTGGGGCGCGGAGTCGGCCAACTCGGTCATCTGCCACACGATGCAGGAGTGCCTCGACGGCGTCGAGGGTCTCGGCGGCTACCCCGTCGTCGTGCGTCCCTCCTTCACGATGGGCGGCTCGGGCAGCGGACTGGCCTACAACGAGGAGGACCTGCACCGCATCGCCGGCTCGGGCCTCGCGCTGAGCCCGACCACCGAGGTGCTGCTCGAGGAGTCGATCCTGGGGTGGAAGGAGTACGAGCTGGAGGTCATGCGCGACACCGCCGACAACGTGGTGATCGTGTGCTCCATCGAGAACTTCGACCCCATGGGCGTGCACACGGGCGACTCGATCACCGTCGCCCCGGCGATGACGCTGACCGATGTGGAGTACCAGCGACTGCGGGACATCTCGATCGGCATCATCCGGGAGGTCGGCGTCGACACGGGCGGCTGCAACATCCAGTTCGCGGTCAACCCCGAGGACGGGCGCATCGTCGTCATCGAGATGAACCCGCGCGTGTCCCGGTCGTCCGCCCTGGCCTCGAAGGCCACCGGCTTCCCGATCGCCAAGATCGCCGCGAAGGTCGCGATCGGCTACACGCTGGACGAGATCCCCAACGACATCACGGCCGAGACGCCGGCCTCGTTCGAGCCGACCCTGGACTACGTCGTGGTCAAGGTCCCGCGCTTTGCCTTCGAGAAGTTCACCGCCGCCGACCCGACGCTGACGACGCACATGAAGTCGGTCGGTGAGGCGATGGCATTCGGCCGCAACTTCACCGAGGCGCTGCAGAAGGCGCTGCGCTCGCTGGAGAAGTCCGAGTCGGTGTTCGACTGGAGCAAGAGCTGGGTCGAGCTGGACAAGGACGAGCTGCTCAAGCAGATCGCCGTCCCGCACGACGGACGCATCAAGAAGGTCATGGACGCCATCCGGGCCGGCGCGACGCCCGAAGAGGTGTTCGCCGCGACCCGCATCGATCCGTGGTTCCTGGACCAGCTGGCGCTGATCAACGAGATCGCGGTCGAGCTCATCGAGGCTCCCGAGCTGTCGCCGGCGCTGCTGCGCCGCGCCAAGCGGCACGGCTTCTCCGATGCCCAGCTGGGACGCATCCGCGGCGTGAGCGAGGACGTCATCCGCGGCGTCCGCCACGCGCTCGGCGTGCGCCCGGTCTACAAGACGGTGGACACCTGCGCGGCCGAGTTCGCCGCCAAGACGCCGTACCACTACTCCTCGTACGACGAGGAGACCGAGGTCGAGCCGCGGACCAAGCCCGCGGTGCTGATCCTGGGCAGCGGCCCCAACCGCATCGGCCAGGGCATCGAGTTCGACTACTCGTGCGTCCACGCCGCGATGGCGCTGTCGGAGGTCGGCTACGAGACCGTCATGGTCAACTGCAACCCCGAGACCGTCTCGACCGACTACGACACCGCCGACCGGCTCTACTTCGAGCCGTTGACGCTCGAGGACGTGCTGGAGATCGTCCACGCCGAGGAGCAGGCCGGCCCCGTCGCCGGTGTCATCGTGCAGCTCGGCGGGCAGACGCCGCTCGGCCTGGCCGCGGGACTGGAGGCGGCCGGTGTCACGATCGTCGGCACCCAGCCGGCCGCGATCGACCTGGCCGAGGAGCGTGGCGCCTTCGGACAGGTGCTGGCCGCGGCGAACCTGCCGGCCCCCAAGCACGGCATGGCCACGACGTTCGACCACGCCAAGGCGATCGCCGACGAGATCGGCTACCCGGTCCTGGTGCGTCCGTCGTACGTCCTGGGCGGCCGCGGCATGGAGATCGTCTACGACGAGACCACGCTGAGCGAGTACATCAGCCGCTCGACGGAGATCTCGCCCGACCGCCCGGTGCTGGTCGACCGCTTCCTGGACGACTCGATCGAGATCGACGTGGACGCGCTCTACGACGGCCACGAGCTGTTCCTGGGTGGCGTCATGGAGCACATCGAGGAGGCCGGGGTCCACTCGGGCGACTCGGCCTGCGCGCTCCCGCCGATCACGCTCGGCGACCTGGAGATCCAGCGCATCCGGGAGTCGACCGAGGCGATCGCCAAGGGCGTGGGGGTGCGCGGCCTGATCAACATCCAGTTCGCGCTGTCCTCGGACATCCTGTACGTCATCGAGGCGAACCCCCGCGCGTCCCGCACGGTGCCGTTCGTGTCCAAGGCCACGGCGACGCAGCTGGCCAAGGCCGCCGCGCGGCTCATGCTGGGCGAGTCGATCGCCGATCTGCGCGCCGCGGGTGCGCTGCCGGCCACCGGCGACGGTGGACGGCTGCCCGACGCCGCGCCCATCGCGGTCAAGGAGGCGGTCATGCCCTTCAACCGCTTCCGCACCTACGAGGGGACGTACGTCGACACGCTGCTCGGCCCCGAGATGCGGTCCACCGGTGAGGTCATGGGCTTCGACGCCGGCTTCGGCCAGGCGTTCGCCAAGGCGCAGGCCGGCGCCCAGAACGGCCTGCCCACCTCGGGCAAGGTCTTCGTGTCGGTCGCCAACCGCGACAAGCGGCACATGATCTTCCCGGTCAAGCGGCTCGCCGACCTCGGTTTCGAGATCCTCGCGACCAGCGGCACGGCGGTCGTCCTGGCCCGCAACGGCGTGCAGGCCACGGTGATCCGCAAGATCCACGAGGAGCCGCTGCCGGGCCAGTCGCGCAGCACGATCGTGGAGAAGATCCGCGAGCAGGACGTGCAGCTCATCATCAACACGCCGCACGGTGTGACGTCCGGGGGCAGCCCCCGCATCGACGGCTACGAGATCCGGACGGCGGCGGTCGCCGAGGGCATCCCGTGCATCACCACGGTGCAGGGCCTGGCCGCGGCGGTGCAGGGCATCGAGGCGCTCATCGAGGGCAGCATCGGCGTCAAGTCGCTCCAGGAGTGGGCCGAGGTCCTCGCGGAGGCCCGCGCATGA
- the carA gene encoding glutamine-hydrolyzing carbamoyl-phosphate synthase small subunit: protein MTEAILVLEDGRVFRGESFGAVGETIGEIVFSTGMTGYQETLTDPSYKGQIVAMTAPHVGNTGVNDEDFESRRIWVDGYIVRDPARVRSSWRSNRSLDEELAAQDVVGISGIDTRALTRHLRERGSMRGAISSTSTDVDAVLQRVSAAPTMKGANFLADVTTDQTYVVPAVGEKRFTVAAIDLGIKGMTPRRLAERGIEVHVMPATTTYEQIAALEPDGVFMSNGPGDPATADHAVETLKDVLAARTPYFGICLGNQIFGRALDRGTYKLTYGHRGINQPVQDLTTGKVEITAHNHGFAVDAPLEGTFETPYGPGRVTHVCLNDDVVEGLALLDQPAFSVQYHPEAAAGPHDAAYLFDRFVELMASTSSASEDA, encoded by the coding sequence ATGACCGAGGCAATTCTCGTGCTGGAGGACGGCCGCGTGTTCCGCGGCGAGTCGTTCGGCGCCGTCGGCGAGACGATCGGCGAGATCGTGTTCTCGACCGGCATGACCGGCTACCAGGAGACCCTCACCGATCCGTCCTACAAGGGGCAGATCGTGGCGATGACCGCGCCGCACGTGGGCAACACCGGCGTCAACGACGAGGACTTCGAGTCCCGCCGCATCTGGGTCGACGGCTACATCGTCCGCGACCCCGCCCGTGTCCGCAGCAGCTGGCGCTCCAACCGCAGCCTCGACGAGGAGCTCGCGGCGCAGGACGTCGTCGGCATCTCCGGCATCGACACGCGCGCCCTGACCCGTCACCTGCGCGAGCGGGGATCGATGCGCGGTGCCATCAGCTCGACGTCCACCGATGTCGATGCGGTGCTGCAGCGGGTGTCCGCCGCGCCGACCATGAAGGGCGCGAACTTCCTGGCCGACGTCACGACCGACCAGACCTACGTCGTGCCGGCGGTGGGGGAGAAGCGCTTCACGGTCGCCGCGATCGACCTGGGCATCAAGGGCATGACCCCGCGTCGCCTGGCCGAGCGCGGCATCGAGGTGCACGTCATGCCGGCCACCACGACCTACGAGCAGATCGCCGCCCTCGAGCCGGACGGTGTCTTCATGTCCAACGGGCCCGGAGACCCGGCGACGGCCGACCACGCCGTCGAGACGCTCAAGGACGTGCTGGCCGCCCGCACCCCGTACTTCGGCATCTGCCTGGGCAACCAGATCTTCGGTCGCGCGCTCGACCGGGGCACCTACAAGCTGACCTACGGTCACCGCGGCATCAACCAGCCGGTGCAGGACCTCACGACCGGCAAGGTCGAGATCACCGCGCACAACCACGGCTTCGCGGTCGACGCGCCGCTCGAGGGGACGTTCGAGACCCCCTACGGGCCCGGCCGCGTGACCCATGTGTGCCTCAACGACGACGTGGTCGAGGGTCTGGCGCTGCTGGACCAGCCGGCCTTCAGCGTCCAGTACCACCCCGAGGCCGCCGCCGGCCCGCACGATGCGGCCTACCTGTTCGACCGGTTCGTGGAGCTCATGGCTTCGACGAGCTCAGCCAGCGAGGATGCGTAA
- a CDS encoding dihydroorotase yields MTSYVIRGAKILGGEPTDIAIEDGVITGIGADLSGGEEIDATGLVALPGLVDLHTHVREPGREDAETVLTGSQAAARGGFTCVHAMANTEPVADTAGVVEQVWRLGREGGYCDVQPVGAVTAGLKGTQLAELGAMADSAAGVKVFSDDGKCVSDAVLMRRALEYVKAFDGVIAQHAQEPRLTEGAQMNEGPLSGELGLVGWPAVAEEAIIARDVLLAEHVGSRLHVCHLSTRGSVEIIRWAKSRGIDVTAEVTPHHLLLSDDLVRSYDPIYKVNPPLRSNDDVEAVRDGLADGTIDIVATDHAPHPMEDKECEWAAAAFGMLGLETALSVVQQTMVDTGRLTWEQVAEKMSTKPAEIGRVSNQGRPIAVGEPANIVLVDPAAQRTIDARDTASLSRNNPYDGLTLPGEVVATFLRGRPTVRDRALVTPLVKEAVTA; encoded by the coding sequence ATGACCTCGTACGTGATCCGGGGAGCCAAGATCCTCGGCGGAGAACCGACCGACATCGCGATCGAGGACGGCGTCATCACCGGCATCGGTGCCGACCTGAGCGGTGGCGAGGAGATCGACGCCACCGGACTGGTGGCCCTGCCCGGCCTCGTCGACCTGCACACGCACGTGCGTGAGCCCGGTCGTGAGGACGCCGAGACCGTCCTGACCGGTTCGCAGGCCGCCGCCCGCGGCGGCTTCACCTGCGTGCACGCGATGGCCAACACCGAGCCGGTCGCCGACACCGCCGGCGTCGTCGAGCAGGTCTGGCGGCTCGGCCGCGAGGGCGGCTACTGCGACGTGCAGCCCGTCGGCGCCGTCACGGCCGGCCTGAAGGGCACCCAGCTCGCCGAGCTCGGGGCGATGGCCGACTCCGCAGCCGGGGTCAAGGTCTTCTCCGACGACGGCAAGTGCGTCTCGGACGCCGTGCTGATGCGCCGTGCGCTGGAGTACGTCAAGGCCTTCGACGGCGTCATCGCGCAGCACGCCCAGGAGCCCCGCCTCACCGAGGGCGCCCAGATGAACGAGGGACCGCTGTCCGGCGAGCTGGGACTCGTCGGCTGGCCCGCGGTCGCCGAGGAGGCGATCATCGCCCGCGACGTCCTGCTGGCCGAGCACGTCGGGTCGCGCCTGCACGTGTGCCACCTGTCGACCCGCGGATCGGTCGAGATCATCCGCTGGGCCAAGAGCCGGGGCATCGACGTCACCGCCGAGGTGACCCCTCACCACCTGCTGCTGAGCGACGACCTGGTGCGCAGCTACGACCCGATCTACAAGGTCAACCCGCCGCTGCGTTCCAACGACGACGTCGAGGCGGTCCGCGACGGCCTGGCCGACGGGACGATCGACATCGTCGCGACCGATCACGCACCGCACCCCATGGAGGACAAGGAGTGCGAGTGGGCGGCCGCAGCCTTCGGCATGCTCGGGCTCGAGACCGCGCTGTCGGTCGTCCAGCAGACGATGGTCGACACCGGCCGCCTCACGTGGGAACAGGTCGCCGAGAAGATGTCGACCAAGCCGGCCGAGATCGGCCGCGTCTCCAACCAGGGTCGTCCGATCGCGGTGGGGGAGCCGGCCAACATCGTGCTGGTCGACCCCGCCGCGCAGCGCACGATCGACGCCCGCGACACCGCATCGCTGTCGCGCAACAACCCCTACGACGGGCTGACCCTGCCCGGGGAGGTCGTCGCGACCTTCCTGCGCGGCAGGCCGACGGTCCGTGACCGTGCCCTCGTGACTCCGCTAGTGAAAGAGGCTGTGACCGCATGA
- a CDS encoding aspartate carbamoyltransferase catalytic subunit produces the protein MISNLLSAGDLDRADAIRILDTAEELLGVAQRPIKKLPTLRGRTVVNLFFEDSTRTRISFEAAAKRLSADVINFSAKGSSVSKGESLKDTALTLQAMGADAVIIRHHSSGAPHRLAQSKWVKGAVINAGDGTHEHPTQALLDAFTMRRHLAPDGDGSLVGKNITIVGDVLHSRVARSNALLLDTLGANVTLVAPPTLLPVGVDHWPVKTSYDLDASLENADAVMMLRVQAERMNASYFPSAREYSRRYGLDTARLGRLPSHAIVMHPGPMNRGMEITADVADHARSVIVEQVTNGVAVRMAVLYLLLGGASGDTSSQDTSSNEGRE, from the coding sequence ATGATCAGCAACCTCTTGAGCGCCGGGGACCTGGACCGGGCGGACGCCATCAGGATCCTCGACACCGCCGAGGAGCTGCTGGGCGTGGCCCAGCGCCCCATCAAGAAGCTGCCGACCCTGCGCGGACGCACCGTGGTGAATCTGTTCTTCGAGGACTCCACCCGCACCCGCATCTCGTTCGAGGCCGCCGCCAAGCGGCTCAGCGCCGATGTCATCAACTTCTCGGCCAAGGGATCGAGCGTCTCCAAGGGCGAGAGCCTGAAGGACACCGCGCTGACCCTGCAGGCGATGGGCGCCGACGCGGTCATCATCCGCCACCACTCGTCGGGCGCACCGCACCGGCTGGCCCAGTCCAAGTGGGTCAAGGGCGCGGTCATCAACGCCGGTGACGGCACGCACGAGCACCCCACCCAGGCACTGCTGGATGCGTTCACGATGCGCCGCCACCTCGCCCCGGACGGCGACGGCAGCCTGGTCGGCAAGAACATCACGATCGTCGGCGACGTCCTGCACAGCCGGGTCGCCCGGTCGAACGCCCTGCTGCTGGACACCCTCGGCGCGAACGTCACGCTGGTCGCGCCGCCGACCCTGCTGCCGGTCGGTGTCGACCACTGGCCGGTCAAGACGTCGTACGACCTGGACGCCTCGCTGGAGAACGCCGACGCGGTCATGATGCTGCGCGTGCAGGCCGAGCGGATGAACGCCTCGTACTTCCCCAGCGCGCGCGAGTACTCACGCCGCTACGGCCTCGACACCGCCCGGCTCGGGCGCCTGCCGTCGCACGCGATCGTGATGCACCCCGGGCCCATGAACCGCGGCATGGAGATCACCGCCGATGTCGCCGACCACGCCCGGTCGGTCATCGTCGAGCAGGTCACCAACGGCGTCGCGGTCCGCATGGCGGTCCTGTACCTCCTGCTGGGCGGCGCCTCCGGTGACACCAGCAGCCAAGACACCTCATCGAACGAAGGACGGGAATGA
- the pyrR gene encoding bifunctional pyr operon transcriptional regulator/uracil phosphoribosyltransferase PyrR, whose protein sequence is MVASDDAARADATHTPPESTVRTVLDDQDISRALTRITHEILERNRDSAGLVLLGIPTRGVHLARRIAQRMSEVEGREITAGALDVTMYRDDLRLKPARALEHTEIPDDIDGKIVVLIDDVLFSGRTIRAALDALTELGRPKAVQLAVLIDRGHRELPIRADFVGKNLPTSLAEKVKVRVAETDGDDSVSITGGAA, encoded by the coding sequence ATGGTTGCGTCCGATGACGCCGCACGTGCTGACGCCACGCACACACCCCCCGAGTCGACCGTACGCACGGTCCTCGACGACCAGGACATCTCCCGGGCGCTGACTCGCATCACCCACGAGATCCTCGAACGCAACCGCGACTCCGCCGGTCTCGTCCTGCTGGGCATCCCGACGCGCGGGGTGCACCTGGCCCGTCGCATCGCCCAGCGCATGTCCGAGGTCGAGGGCCGCGAGATCACCGCGGGAGCCCTCGACGTCACGATGTACCGCGACGACCTGCGGCTCAAGCCGGCCCGGGCGCTGGAGCACACCGAGATCCCCGATGACATCGACGGCAAGATCGTCGTGCTGATCGACGACGTCCTGTTCTCGGGACGCACGATCCGTGCGGCGCTGGACGCCCTCACCGAGCTGGGACGCCCCAAGGCCGTCCAGCTGGCCGTGCTGATCGACCGCGGGCACCGCGAGCTGCCGATCCGGGCCGACTTCGTGGGCAAGAACCTGCCGACGTCGCTGGCCGAGAAGGTCAAGGTCAGGGTCGCCGAGACCGATGGCGACGACTCCGTCTCGATCACCGGGGGTGCCGCATGA
- a CDS encoding TspO/MBR family protein has protein sequence METRTIVSSVGLPLGAAALGSLATASGTQSAWYRSLRKPAIQPPPVVFPVVWTALYTQTAAASAVAQSRMTPAEAKTYRRKLAANMVLNAGWCWSFFRGHRLVPSIAVAGALAASTVDLARTAGAASPGAGKALAPYAAWNSFATVLTAAIWRKNR, from the coding sequence ATGGAGACTCGAACGATCGTCAGCAGCGTCGGCCTGCCCCTGGGTGCTGCAGCCCTCGGATCCCTGGCGACGGCATCCGGCACGCAGAGCGCCTGGTACCGCTCGCTGCGCAAGCCCGCCATCCAGCCGCCGCCGGTGGTGTTCCCGGTCGTCTGGACCGCGTTGTACACCCAGACCGCCGCGGCCTCGGCCGTCGCGCAGTCCCGCATGACGCCCGCCGAGGCGAAGACCTACCGGCGCAAGCTGGCGGCCAACATGGTCCTCAACGCGGGCTGGTGCTGGTCGTTCTTCCGGGGTCACCGCCTGGTCCCGTCGATCGCGGTGGCCGGCGCCCTCGCCGCCAGCACGGTCGACCTGGCCCGCACGGCAGGAGCGGCCTCGCCCGGTGCCGGCAAGGCGCTGGCGCCGTATGCCGCCTGGAACAGCTTCGCCACCGTGCTGACGGCGGCGATCTGGCGCAAGAACCGCTGA